A single window of Culicoides brevitarsis isolate CSIRO-B50_1 chromosome 3, AGI_CSIRO_Cbre_v1, whole genome shotgun sequence DNA harbors:
- the LOC134836157 gene encoding sex determination protein fruitless isoform X3, whose protein sequence is MDQQFCLRWNNHPSNLTGCLSRLLKNEALCDVTLVCNDKKFQAHQTILSACSPYLEEIFLNNKIPHPIVYMIGVGAVEMAALLDFMYQGEVNVAHSLLQKFLNTARILQVRGLTENDSMNFKAEDNDIENNNINNNNSTPKFSTQSVPPSSYDSDREITDKEIKEESEQSQQQHHREHRDSREHRSGDRDRDEEREQRLVSRRSASDRSNRESSTTPVDREQQSSSASLSSYPNKKARTSSVCDTPNMPFGSTQERRSDSGLVCLRFPPSLGSQKHSPTSKMDASDLDDGRRISPASNASRDHMPLKSDLDLNMPGLHHDIPPQLLPPNLSMHDDIHGMLGMQPSISEPPSDDIHHPMDHPEGPDGERSLMQHHALMASRGHHVLNLGNNDLDLNGQSNGSTASTRRDHNIDYSALFVQLTGTFPTLYRCVSCHKTVSNRWHHANIHRPQSHECPICGQKFTRRDNMKAHCKVKHADLKDRYYGHYVHM, encoded by the exons ATGGACCAGCAGTTTTGTTTACGCTGGAATAACCATCCCTCAAATTTGACAGGTTGTTTGTCTCGTCTGCTTAAGAATGAAGCTTTATGTGATGTAACCTTAGTTTGTAACGATAAGAAATTtcag gcccATCAAACAATATTGTCAGCATGTAGTCCTTATCTCGAAgagattttcttaaataacaaaattcccCATCCAATAGTTTATATGATAGGCGTGGGTGCGGTCGAGATGGCAGCCCTTCTGGATTTTATGTATCAGGGGGAAGTGAATGTGGCTCACAGTTTAttgcagaaatttttaaatacagcAAGGATTTTACAG gTTCGTGGCTTGACAGAAAACGACTCGATGAACTTCAAGGCAGAGGATAACGACATAGAGAATAACAACATAAACAATAACAATTCAACgccaaaattttcaactcaaaGTGTGCCACCGTCGTCGTACGACTCGGACCGCGAAATTACGGACAAGGAAATCAAGGAGGAGTCGGAGCAatcgcagcagcagcatcatCGGGAGCACCGCGATAGTCGTGAGCACCGAAGCGGCGATCGGGATCGCGACGAGGAGCGCGAACAGCGACTGGTATCGCGACGCAGCGCCTCCGATCGGTCAAACAGGGAATCATCGACGACGCCAGTGGATCGGGAGCAGCAATCGTCGTCGGCATCGCTTTCGTCGTATCCCAACAAAAAGGCACGCACGTCGTCAGTCTGTGATACTCCAAATATGCCGTTCGGTAGCACACAAGAAAGACGCTCTGACTCTGGATTGGTATGTTTGAGATtt cCCCCATCTCTCGGCAGTCAAAAACACAGTCCAACTTCGAAAATGGATGCGTCAGATTTGGATGACGGGCGTCGCATATCGCCGGCGTCAAATGCATCACGTGATCACATGCCATTAAAATCCGATCTTGATCTTAACATGCCTGGACTCCATCACGACATACCGCCACAATTGCTaccg CCTAACTTATCAATGCATGACGATATTCATGGAATGTTGGGGATGCAACCATCTATATCAGAGCCCCCTTCTGACGACATTCACCATCCCATGGATCATCCTGAGGGACCTGACG GTGAACGAAGTTTAATGCAACACCATGCATTGATGGCGTCACGTGGGCACCACGTCCTAAATCTAGGTAATAACGATTTGGATTTGAATGGTCAATCGAATGGCTCGACGGCATCGACAAGGCGCGACCATAACATCGACTACTCAGCATTGTTCGTACAACTGACCGGAACATTTCCAACGCTCTATCGTTGCGTGAGTTGCCACAAAACTGTCTCGAATCGCTGGCATCACGCCAACATCCACAGACCCCAAAGTCACGAATGCCCAATTTGCGGGCAAAAGTTTACGCGACGAGATAATATGAAAGCGCACTGCAAAGTCAAACATGCAGACTTAAAAGACAGATATTATGGCCATTATGTACATATGTGA
- the LOC134836157 gene encoding protein abrupt isoform X1, which translates to MDQQFCLRWNNHPSNLTGCLSRLLKNEALCDVTLVCNDKKFQAHQTILSACSPYLEEIFLNNKIPHPIVYMIGVGAVEMAALLDFMYQGEVNVAHSLLQKFLNTARILQVRGLTENDSMNFKAEDNDIENNNINNNNSTPKFSTQSVPPSSYDSDREITDKEIKEESEQSQQQHHREHRDSREHRSGDRDRDEEREQRLVSRRSASDRSNRESSTTPVDREQQSSSASLSSYPNKKARTSSVCDTPNMPFGSTQERRSDSGLVCLRFPPSLGSQKHSPTSKMDASDLDDGRRISPASNASRDHMPLKSDLDLNMPGLHHDIPPQLLPNTVFWGTKDKSTPPPPQQQQPVASIPVPPLIGLQQSHLQQNPAVACSSSSSTATTTWNASSVSNQSTLQRYLLSQSQATTEFLRSTFSSSSSPTSMRPPSTPSRQDSVIREPSPRRQFAQNIAAPATTRKGGRFRPNWLEQFEWLRFDDVQNVMYCCHCRRWCNEIPDIRTSFVEGNSNFRLEIVNHHDRCKAHRLCREKEQRDREAKAATDTPEHENNT; encoded by the exons ATGGACCAGCAGTTTTGTTTACGCTGGAATAACCATCCCTCAAATTTGACAGGTTGTTTGTCTCGTCTGCTTAAGAATGAAGCTTTATGTGATGTAACCTTAGTTTGTAACGATAAGAAATTtcag gcccATCAAACAATATTGTCAGCATGTAGTCCTTATCTCGAAgagattttcttaaataacaaaattcccCATCCAATAGTTTATATGATAGGCGTGGGTGCGGTCGAGATGGCAGCCCTTCTGGATTTTATGTATCAGGGGGAAGTGAATGTGGCTCACAGTTTAttgcagaaatttttaaatacagcAAGGATTTTACAG gTTCGTGGCTTGACAGAAAACGACTCGATGAACTTCAAGGCAGAGGATAACGACATAGAGAATAACAACATAAACAATAACAATTCAACgccaaaattttcaactcaaaGTGTGCCACCGTCGTCGTACGACTCGGACCGCGAAATTACGGACAAGGAAATCAAGGAGGAGTCGGAGCAatcgcagcagcagcatcatCGGGAGCACCGCGATAGTCGTGAGCACCGAAGCGGCGATCGGGATCGCGACGAGGAGCGCGAACAGCGACTGGTATCGCGACGCAGCGCCTCCGATCGGTCAAACAGGGAATCATCGACGACGCCAGTGGATCGGGAGCAGCAATCGTCGTCGGCATCGCTTTCGTCGTATCCCAACAAAAAGGCACGCACGTCGTCAGTCTGTGATACTCCAAATATGCCGTTCGGTAGCACACAAGAAAGACGCTCTGACTCTGGATTGGTATGTTTGAGATtt cCCCCATCTCTCGGCAGTCAAAAACACAGTCCAACTTCGAAAATGGATGCGTCAGATTTGGATGACGGGCGTCGCATATCGCCGGCGTCAAATGCATCACGTGATCACATGCCATTAAAATCCGATCTTGATCTTAACATGCCTGGACTCCATCACGACATACCGCCACAATTGCTaccg AATACTGTCTTTTGGGGCACGAAGGACAAAAGTACTCCGCCGCCgccgcagcaacaacaaccagTCGCCTCCATTCCAGTCCCTCCGTTAATTGGCTTGCAACAGTCGCATCTCCAACAAAATCCTGCCGTCGCCTGTTCAAGTTCATCATCCACCGCCACGACGACATGGAACGCTTCGTCAGTTTCCAATCAAAGCACCTTGCAACGCTACCTTTTGTCCCAATCGCAGGCAACTACCGAATTCCTTCGCAGTACattttcatcgtcgtcgtcgccaaCGAGTATGAGACCCCCATCGACGCCTTCAAGACAAGATTCCGTCATTCGAGAACCGAGTCCACGGCGACAATTCGCCCAAAATATCGCAGCGCCGGCAACAACTCGCAAAGGAGGACGATTCAGACCGAATTGGTTGGAGCAGTTTGAATGGTTGAGGTTCGATGATGTGCAAAATGTCATGTATTGCTGCCATTGTCGCAGATGGTGCAATGAGATTCCGGATATTAGGACGTCTTTTGTCGAAGGAAATTCGAATTTTAGACTGGAAATTGTCAATCATCATGATCGGTGCAAGGCGCATCGATTGTGTCGTGAAAAGGAACAAAGAGATCGCGAGGCGAAGGCGGCAACAGACACGCCGGAACATGAAAATAATACTTAA
- the LOC134836157 gene encoding protein bric-a-brac 1 isoform X2, which produces MDQQFCLRWNNHPSNLTGCLSRLLKNEALCDVTLVCNDKKFQAHQTILSACSPYLEEIFLNNKIPHPIVYMIGVGAVEMAALLDFMYQGEVNVAHSLLQKFLNTARILQVRGLTENDSMNFKAEDNDIENNNINNNNSTPKFSTQSVPPSSYDSDREITDKEIKEESEQSQQQHHREHRDSREHRSGDRDRDEEREQRLVSRRSASDRSNRESSTTPVDREQQSSSASLSSYPNKKARTSSVCDTPNMPFGSTQERRSDSGLPPSLGSQKHSPTSKMDASDLDDGRRISPASNASRDHMPLKSDLDLNMPGLHHDIPPQLLPNTVFWGTKDKSTPPPPQQQQPVASIPVPPLIGLQQSHLQQNPAVACSSSSSTATTTWNASSVSNQSTLQRYLLSQSQATTEFLRSTFSSSSSPTSMRPPSTPSRQDSVIREPSPRRQFAQNIAAPATTRKGGRFRPNWLEQFEWLRFDDVQNVMYCCHCRRWCNEIPDIRTSFVEGNSNFRLEIVNHHDRCKAHRLCREKEQRDREAKAATDTPEHENNT; this is translated from the exons ATGGACCAGCAGTTTTGTTTACGCTGGAATAACCATCCCTCAAATTTGACAGGTTGTTTGTCTCGTCTGCTTAAGAATGAAGCTTTATGTGATGTAACCTTAGTTTGTAACGATAAGAAATTtcag gcccATCAAACAATATTGTCAGCATGTAGTCCTTATCTCGAAgagattttcttaaataacaaaattcccCATCCAATAGTTTATATGATAGGCGTGGGTGCGGTCGAGATGGCAGCCCTTCTGGATTTTATGTATCAGGGGGAAGTGAATGTGGCTCACAGTTTAttgcagaaatttttaaatacagcAAGGATTTTACAG gTTCGTGGCTTGACAGAAAACGACTCGATGAACTTCAAGGCAGAGGATAACGACATAGAGAATAACAACATAAACAATAACAATTCAACgccaaaattttcaactcaaaGTGTGCCACCGTCGTCGTACGACTCGGACCGCGAAATTACGGACAAGGAAATCAAGGAGGAGTCGGAGCAatcgcagcagcagcatcatCGGGAGCACCGCGATAGTCGTGAGCACCGAAGCGGCGATCGGGATCGCGACGAGGAGCGCGAACAGCGACTGGTATCGCGACGCAGCGCCTCCGATCGGTCAAACAGGGAATCATCGACGACGCCAGTGGATCGGGAGCAGCAATCGTCGTCGGCATCGCTTTCGTCGTATCCCAACAAAAAGGCACGCACGTCGTCAGTCTGTGATACTCCAAATATGCCGTTCGGTAGCACACAAGAAAGACGCTCTGACTCTGGATTG cCCCCATCTCTCGGCAGTCAAAAACACAGTCCAACTTCGAAAATGGATGCGTCAGATTTGGATGACGGGCGTCGCATATCGCCGGCGTCAAATGCATCACGTGATCACATGCCATTAAAATCCGATCTTGATCTTAACATGCCTGGACTCCATCACGACATACCGCCACAATTGCTaccg AATACTGTCTTTTGGGGCACGAAGGACAAAAGTACTCCGCCGCCgccgcagcaacaacaaccagTCGCCTCCATTCCAGTCCCTCCGTTAATTGGCTTGCAACAGTCGCATCTCCAACAAAATCCTGCCGTCGCCTGTTCAAGTTCATCATCCACCGCCACGACGACATGGAACGCTTCGTCAGTTTCCAATCAAAGCACCTTGCAACGCTACCTTTTGTCCCAATCGCAGGCAACTACCGAATTCCTTCGCAGTACattttcatcgtcgtcgtcgccaaCGAGTATGAGACCCCCATCGACGCCTTCAAGACAAGATTCCGTCATTCGAGAACCGAGTCCACGGCGACAATTCGCCCAAAATATCGCAGCGCCGGCAACAACTCGCAAAGGAGGACGATTCAGACCGAATTGGTTGGAGCAGTTTGAATGGTTGAGGTTCGATGATGTGCAAAATGTCATGTATTGCTGCCATTGTCGCAGATGGTGCAATGAGATTCCGGATATTAGGACGTCTTTTGTCGAAGGAAATTCGAATTTTAGACTGGAAATTGTCAATCATCATGATCGGTGCAAGGCGCATCGATTGTGTCGTGAAAAGGAACAAAGAGATCGCGAGGCGAAGGCGGCAACAGACACGCCGGAACATGAAAATAATACTTAA